In Tumebacillus amylolyticus, the genomic stretch AGAGAACGAGCAAGGCCAACCGCAAGCGTAAGAAAAAGCCTTTGCCACTTCGGTGGCAGAGGCTTCCGTGTGAAGACAAAGTACCTCTGGAAAACGAAAAAAATTAAGTCGAGTCTGCTTATATAAGAAAGCCCTCGTTGTCTCACGACACGAGGGCTTTTGTCTGCATGATGACGGCTCGTTACTTTCGATGCAAGCTTACGCGCAGTCGTCCCGTGTCGGGCAAGTCATGGTTTCCAAAATGGTCCAAGACACAGCAAGGTCGGCGGAGCGAGAAGCCGTCATCTCAGTCGTCACTTGAACGTCGAGATCGAACATGTTTTCCATTAGAATCATCCTCCTTTACATAAAATGTACTAGGATGTATGTCTAAGGAGTCGTGTGAGTGACGTTTGGCAAAAGCCTTTGACAAACGTTATCTCACAAATAAACTATACCATGATTAAATATATACTTCAACAAATTATATTATATTTTTCTGTGTTTCTGAAAATGATAAATAAATTTTCTCGAACGGGGAATGGAACCACCATGCAACAAGCAACCGCCAAGGTGGCAGAGGCCTTTTTTCTCAGTGTCGTCCGAAAAATTGCGGTATCGCGCAGTCCACTCAAGAGGTATACTAATTCCGTATGGATACCTAGAGGAGGAATTTGTAAATGAGCGTACATATTGGAGCTACCGAAGGCCAAATTGCAGAAACGATCCTGCTGCCGGGCGACCCGTTGCGGGCGAAATACATCGCCGAAACGTTCTTGGAAGGCGCAGAAGTCTACAACAACGTTCGTGGCATGCTCGGCTACACCGGTACTTATAAAGGAAAGCGCGTCTCTGTGCAAGGCACCGGCATGGGCATCCCGTCGATGTCGATCTACGTGCATGAATTGATCTCGCAATACGGCGTCAAAAACTTGATCCGCGTGGGCACCTGCGGCGCGTACAAAAACGACGTCAAAGTCCGTGACTTGATCCTCGCCCAAGCGGCTTCGACCGATTCGGCGGTCAACCGTCACCGTTTTGGCGGCAACATCGACTTCGCACCGGTTGCGAACTTCAAGCTGTTGAAAAACGCCTACGACGTCGCCGTCTCGCGCAACATGCCGGTTCACGTGGGCAATGTGTTTACGAGCGACACGTTCTACAACGACCGTGGCGCGGAATTGGTCCCGTTGCTGGCGTCGTACGGCGTGCTGGCGGTTGAGATGGAAACGGCGGCTCTGTACTCGCTGGCTGCGAAGTTCAACGTGAACGCACTGGCAGTCATGACCGTCAGCGACCACTTGATCACCGGCGAAGAGACCTCTTCGGAAGAGCGTCAATTGACGTTCAACCAAATGATCGAAGTGGCGCTGGAAGCGGCGTTGCAGGAGTAATTCTCTCATGGCGGCATCCGATCTTGCTGTGAAAAAACTCCGCCTGCGCCCGGACGCCAAAGCTGTCGTGTTGAATGCGCCGGAGGGATATCTGGACTTGCTCGGGAATCTCGACGGGTACGATCTGCGGACAGATGTGGACGAGCCGGGGACGTTTGAGTTTGTGCAGGTGTTTGTCAAAAGCGTGGCCGAGTTGGCGCAATGGGCTCCTCGCGCGATTCAAGCGCTGAACGGGCCGAACGCGATGTTCTGGATCGTCTACCCGAAGAAAAGCGGCAAGATCAAAACGGACATCACCCGCGATGTGGGGTGGGACGTGTTGGATCAGGCGGAGTATGAGGGAGTGGCGTTGGTGTCGGTGGATGAGACGTGGTCGTCGATGCGATTCCGGCCGCAGACGATGGTCGATCCGAACTCGATGCGCAACGGCAAGACCCGGGCGGAACGCATGGCGGCGATGAAGCAAGCGGTGAAGGACAAACCGGTTGGCGACCGCACCGTCGAAGTGCCGGAAGACTTTCAAGCGGCGCTGAACGAGAGTGCGCAGGCCAAGGACTTGTTCGACAACCTCGCGTACTCGCACCGCAAAGAATACGTCACTTGGATCACGTCCGCCAAGCGCGAAGAGACCCGCACCCGCCGAATCGCCCAAGCCATCGAGAAACTCCAAGAAGGCAAAAAGCGCCCGTCCGGGGTGTGACATCT encodes the following:
- the deoD gene encoding purine-nucleoside phosphorylase; protein product: MSVHIGATEGQIAETILLPGDPLRAKYIAETFLEGAEVYNNVRGMLGYTGTYKGKRVSVQGTGMGIPSMSIYVHELISQYGVKNLIRVGTCGAYKNDVKVRDLILAQAASTDSAVNRHRFGGNIDFAPVANFKLLKNAYDVAVSRNMPVHVGNVFTSDTFYNDRGAELVPLLASYGVLAVEMETAALYSLAAKFNVNALAVMTVSDHLITGEETSSEERQLTFNQMIEVALEAALQE
- a CDS encoding FDLD family class I lanthipeptide, whose protein sequence is MENMFDLDVQVTTEMTASRSADLAVSWTILETMTCPTRDDCA
- a CDS encoding YdeI/OmpD-associated family protein is translated as MAASDLAVKKLRLRPDAKAVVLNAPEGYLDLLGNLDGYDLRTDVDEPGTFEFVQVFVKSVAELAQWAPRAIQALNGPNAMFWIVYPKKSGKIKTDITRDVGWDVLDQAEYEGVALVSVDETWSSMRFRPQTMVDPNSMRNGKTRAERMAAMKQAVKDKPVGDRTVEVPEDFQAALNESAQAKDLFDNLAYSHRKEYVTWITSAKREETRTRRIAQAIEKLQEGKKRPSGV